A single Lactuca sativa cultivar Salinas chromosome 8, Lsat_Salinas_v11, whole genome shotgun sequence DNA region contains:
- the LOC111916175 gene encoding uncharacterized protein LOC111916175, translated as MFTVPCKIGDVTFSSDMLDLGASINVMPYLVYESLNVGPLSETGVIISLADKSSVFPRGVLEDVLVQLNQLVFREDFYVIDLNEQVSSKSALILLGRPFLKMARTKIDVYAGSLTMDFDGETISFNIYVAMRYPSDVSSLYFVDVVEPITQELFELSNGDILETILSKGFDCGKLAEQLKLYSLDPEVEKLVNKMEMQKSTRLDVKQVELPPTHTKLPSSLVQPPELELKFLPQHLKYAYLGKNETLLVTISTHLTEFEEEQLVKVLKEHKEAM; from the coding sequence ATGTTCACGGTTCCTTGCAAGATTGGAGATGTCACTTTTAGTAGTGATATGCTTGATCTTGGTGCCTCTATCAATGTCATGCCCTATTTGGTGTATGAATCATTGAATGTCGGACCCTTAAGTGAAACCGGTGTCATAATCTCTCTTGCGGATAAATCAAGTGTCTTTCCTAGAGGCGTTTTGGAAGATGTCCTAGTGCAACTGAACCAATTGGTCTTCCGAGaggatttctatgtgattgatctaaATGAGCAAGTGTCCTCCAAATCGGCTCTAATCTTGCTTGGGAGACCGTTTTTGAAGATGGCTAGGACGAAGATCGATGTGTATGCGGGAAGTTTGACAATGGATTTTGATGGTGAAAcaataagttttaatatttatgttGCCATGAGATATCCTAGTGATGTTTCATCTTTGTACTTTGTTGATGTTGTCGAGCCAATTACTCAAGAATTGTTCGAGTTATCTAACGGTGATATATTGGAGACGATCTTAAGCAAAGGATTCGATTGTGGGAAGCTAGCTGAGCAATTAAAGCTTTATTCTTTGGATCCGGAAGTTGAGAAGTTGGTAAATAAAATGGAGATGCAGAAATCCACAAGATTAGATGTCAAGCAAGTTGAATTGCCCCCAACTCATACAAAATTGCCCTCATCCCTTGTTCAACCACCCGAATTGGAATTGAAGTTCTTACCTCAACACTTGAAGTATGCCTATTTGGGAAAGAATGAAACCCTTCTAGTTACCATTTCAACTCACTTAACCGAATTTGAagaagaacaactcgtcaaggTGTTGAAGGAGCATAAAGAAGCCATGTGA